CAGCCCCAGCGTTCCGCTTCGTCCCGGGCAGCTCTTCGCAGCGACTGGCGTTCGATGTCATTGCCTAGCAGGCGACGCGTGGCTGTGATCAGGCTGGCAGCACCTCCATCATTGCCGTCGGGTTCATACAAACAGCCATTGACGCCGTCGGTGATGATGTCGGGAATGCCGCCGCGATTGGCTCCTACCACAGGGCAACCGGCTGCCATCGCTTCCAGCAGGACCAGTCCGAGAGTCTCCGTACTGGAGGGGAAGAGGAAGGCATCACCGCTTGCATAGGCGCTGGCCAGCTCTTCACCGGCGAGATAGCCCACAAATGTGGTGGCCGTGCCTTCGAAATGCTTTTCCAGCTGCTGGCGGTGGGGTCCGTCGCCGACCAGCGCCAGACGAGCATCGGGAAGTGCTTCGAGCACGGGTTTGATGCGCTCGATCTGCTTCTCGGCGGAAAGCCGGCCCACGTAGAGCAGCAGAGCACCGCGGTCGTCTTGATCACCCGTGAGGCGTTGACGCATGGCATTGCTGCGCAGTTCAGGACTGAACAGTTCGGTGTCTACCCCTCGCTGCCAGAGATCCGTGTGCTGAATGCCCTTGTCACTCAGCTCCTGAACCATGGCGGTGGAGGTGCACAGATTCAAAAGGGCCTGGTTATGAGCGGCTTTCAGGAGTTCCCACAGCAGTGGTTCGAGCATGCCCATGCCGTAGTGCTCGAGGTACTTGGGCAGATGGGTGTGATAACTGGCAACCAGCGGGATGGATTTGGTCTTGGCCAGCCAGATTCCCCCGAGCCCCAGCACCGCTGGATTGACAACGTGGATGAGGTCAGGCTGGAAATTGTCGATCGCTTCGGAGACAGCCGGCCGCGGCAGAGCCAGCTTCAGCTCCGGATAGAGCGGCAGAGGCATCGCGGGCACACCGATCAGGCGGGCACCCATGTAGTCCTCTGGACAGCCTTCCGGGCAGAACACCATCACCTCATCGCCGGCGTCCACCAGGTGCTTCACCGTTTTGGTGAGGCGGGTCACGATGCCGTCGACCTTGGGCAGGAAGGTTTCGGTGAAGAAGGCGATTTTCAAGGGAAGGGCCTGATTCAGGAGGCGGAGCCGATGGCTTGTGCCTGGGTTTTGGTCCAGGCAGAGGTGCAGAGGATGCGGTTGCGATCGCAGCGATCGGCGTAACGAGTGGCGATTTCCACCACTTCTTTCAACAGACCGTCGTCGAGTGTTGTGGGGTTGAGCCCCAGCTCAATGAAACAACGATTGTCCACGATCAGGTCGTTTTCAACAGCTTCATTGCGAGGGTTGGGCAGGTTGTTCACCTTGGCTCCGGTGAGTGCGGCCACTTTGTTGGCCAACTCGCCCACCTGATGGCTTTCAGTCATCTGGTTGAAGATCTTGACCCGTTCGCCTTGGTCGGGGGGATTGTCCAGGGCCAGCTGGACGCAGCGCACGGAGTCGCGGATGTGGATGAAGGCACGGGTCTGGCCTCCTGTGCCGTGCACGGTGAGTGGATAGCCAATGGCCGCCTGCATCAGGAAGCGATTGAGCACGGTTCCGTAGTCGCCGTCGTAATCAAAACGATTTGTGAGCCTTGGGTCGCGATCCGTCGCCTCTGTGTTCGTGCCCCAGACGATGCCCTGATGCAGGTCCGTGATGCGCACCTTGTCGTTCTTGTTGTAGTAGAGGAAGAGCAACTGATCCAGCGTCTTGGTCATGTGATAGACGCTGCCGGGGCTGGCTGGATGAAGGATTTCTTCCTCAAAGCGGCTGCCATCGGGTTGGGGGACCTCCACCTTCAGATAGCCCTCAGGGATGGTGGCGCCTCTGTGCGAGCCATACCCGTAGACGCCCATGGTGCCCAGGTGGACCACATGAATGTCTTGGCCGGATTCCACGATGGCGGCCAGCAGGTTGTGGGTGCCATTGACGTTGTTGTCAACGGTGTAGCGCTTGGTTGCGCTGCTTTTCATCGAATAGGGAGCTGCGCGCTGCTCCGCGAAGTGCACCACAGCTTCGGGTTTTTCCTGGTTGAGCAGATCCACCAGGCGCTGATATTCATGCGCAATGTCCATATGGACGAAGCGCATGGGCTTGCCGCCTGTCTCCTGCCAGGCTTTGAGGCGATCACCGATGTTCGCAATTGGTGTGAGTGATTCAACCTCCAGATCGATGTCGATCTTGCGCCGGCTCAGGTTGTCCACGATCACAACATCGTGGCCCTGATCCGCCAGATTCACGGCGCAGGGCCAGCCGCAGAAGCCGTCACCACCGAGAACGAGAACTTTCACCCCAAACTCCTGCTGAAGCGTGCGAGCCGCCAATGAGGTGCAAGCTACTACAGGGTTTTCAGCTGATCGCCACGGTCAGGGCCATCAGTGCCACCACCAGTACTGAGCCGCTGATGATCAACACTCTGGAGGCACTGCTGCGGCTGGTTTCCTTGGCAATCACGTCCATGCGCGGTTCCTTGGCGAAGGCATTCAGACGTCCACCGTCTTCGGTTGTGACCTGCATGGGTCCTTTGTGACTGGACGGACCTTATGAGTGCAATTGCTTAACGACCTCTTTTATGTCGCTTGCTTCATGTCACTTCACCACTCTTTACTTCACCAGACCGGTGGTCGGAGAGCTGGCACTGGCTTGTTCGAGTTTCGGAAGTCGGCCTGAAAGGTAAGCCGTGCGACCCGCTTGAACGGCCTGACCCATCGCTTCAGCCATGGCCGCTGGGTTGCCCGCCAGGGCAATGGCGCTGTTCACCAAGACCGCATCAGCACCCATTTCCAGGGCCGCAGCGGCTTCACTCGGTACCCCGATCCCTGCGTCCACCACGACTGGAACACCAGCATTTTCGATGATCAGTGCAATGTTGGAAGCGTTGCGCAGCCCCTGACCGGATCCGATCGGTGAGCCCAGAGGCATCACTGTTGCGCAGCCCACCTCCTCCAGCCGTTGTGCAAGCAGCGGATCGGCATTGATGTAGGGCAGCACCGTAAATCCTTCCTTCACAAGCTGTTCGGCAGCCTCAAGAGTTCCGAAGGGGTCAGGTAACAGGTGACGGCTGTCAGGAATCACCTCCAGCTTCACAAACGTGTTGTCCTCCTGACCTGCAAGCTTGGCCAGCTCGCGGCCCAGCCTGGCTACGCGCACGGCTTCATCAGCATTGGCACAGCCTGCGGTGTTGGGCAGCATCCAGATCCGTGTCCAGTCGATGGCCTCCATCAGGCCGGCATGTCCGGCTGCCACGGTTTGCACGCGCCTGACGGCCACGGTCACCATGTCGCAATCGGAGCGAACGAGGCTTTGCTGCATCGCTTCCAGATTGGGATATTTGCCCGTGCCGGTGAACAGCCTGCTGTTGAACTGCCGACCACCGATCAGAAGTGGGTCGGTGCTGGGCGGGGTCGATGCCATTGAAGGAGCTGCGGACTGGTGGGGAACCGGATCGGAAGTCGAACAGGCCATGGTTGAGGGACCTACCCTGCGGCAATCATCCGTTCTCGTCATGCCCATCACTATGGACATGAACGCGCCGATCGAGATTCCGGCGACGTTCGAACCGTCCTTACCTCTTGATGCCTCCACCTTGGAGGATCCCCTTGAGATTGAAGGTTTGGTTCAGCGTTTTGATCCGATCGCCAGGGCCGCCAATATCGCAACGTCGATGCCCAGAGAGTGGTGCGGCAGTTATCTGTCTTTCACAAGCGGCAACAGCGTGGATGTGAAGCTCACCTTGGCGAGTGTTCAGCCCATCGGACAGATGGTTGATCTGAGGGGAAACATGCAGATCGGCGAGATCAGCACTCCGGTGCAGGGCAATCTCAATGCCTCATCTGATCAGGTGGATTTATTGCCTCTCGCTAGCCAGCTCACGGATGAACTCGAGCCGGGTGGCAGTTACCTCGGTCTTCAAGGGATGACTCTTTCGAGTTGGCAGGCTCCACGAATCACCAATCGTGGTGGCAGCCTCAGTCTGGCTCCAAGCTGCCCTGGTTCAGAAGCCCCTGCCGTCAGGGCTCTCTGGTGAGTTCTTCTGCGGTTCAATGAATGAGCTGCTTGTTCGACCTTTGGCTGTCCGCTCCAAACGTTTCAGTCGGTTTTTTGCTGTTTTGTTCGCGGGGTCAAGCGTTAGCACTTTGCGGTACAGCTCAGCTGCCTCCTCCCTGTTGAGAAGTCGCTCCTGTGCAAAGGCGAGATTGTTGAGGGCCACTGGATAATCCTGCTTCGCCTGCAGAGCGAATTTGTAATGACGCACAGCGCCAGAAAAATCCTTCTGAGCAGCCAGAGAAAATCCCAGTGCGTTCTGGATCAGTGCCCGTGCTTCCTGAGGTTCTTGGTTCAGGCGTTTCACGGCCTGACGCAATGTCGCTGTGGCCTTCGGGTACAAACGCTTGCGTAGTTGGACACAGGCGAGCTCATAAAGATCACCGGCATCTTTGGAGGATCCGGCTTCGGACTGCTCGAGACGAATGAGCTCCAATTCATCACGACGCACTCGTAGAAGCTGACGACCTGCAATGACGGCAGCAATTGCAAGCAAGCCGATCAGCCCAAGCAGGTAGGTCTGCGGCAGGAAGGAATTCATGAAGGCTGGTTAAGCGCCCGTGAAGGGACGCTATTCAAGCCTGAGTTGCATTCACCACATTGGCGAAGCTGGAGGGGTCCACCACTGCCATTTGTGCCAGCATTTTGCGGTTCAGGCGTACATCCGCTTTTTTGAGGCCACCGATCAAACGGCTGTAACTCACCCCATTCAAGCGAGCTGCAGCGTTGATTCTGGCAATCCACAAACGGCGAAAATCACGCTTACGCCGGCGCCGGTCACGGTAGGCATTGCATAAAGCCTTCATGACCCGCTGATTGGCGGTGCGGAAGAGGGTTCCGTTGCTGCCGCGGAAGCCGCGAGCCAGGCGGAGGATCTTGTTGCGCCGCTTACGGGCGACGTTGCCTCTTTTAACGCGTGCCATGGGTCTTGAGAAAGGGAGTTAAGGGAGATGTGTTCAGATCCGTCACTGCTCTGGAAGCGAGCTAGGACTCAGGCGTAGGGCATCATCAGGGCCACGCGCTCTTCGTCAGTGCGATCAACGACAGCTTTCGTTTTCAGGTGTCTCTTCAATTTCGGACTTTTGTGATCCAGGAGGTGATTGTGAAATGCGCGACGTCGCAGGAATTTGCCTGTGCCTGTTGCTTTGAACCGCTTGGCGGCTGCTTTGCGGGTCTTGAGCTTGGGCATTTCTCTGGCGGCGCGTTGCACAAACGACAAACATAGAACCTCACCCCCCCCTTCAGCCAAACCCTTTGTCCAGCTTCATGCTCAGATCCGCTGTCAAGCTCGCTGCCATGTCTCGTTCTGCACCAGATGCAGTCTTCAGACTCCTCCCCTGGATCTGGCTTCCGGTCTGTGCTGCCCTGGGCTGTCAGGCCGAGGTCATTGAGCAGCAGGTAATTGAGCAGCCTTCTCCTCAGTCTGAGGTTGTTGCGGTTCCGACTCATCGAGGCGTTCCCTTGCCGCCCTCGGCCAGGAATTCCGTTCTCTGGGTATCACTCGATGATCATCTCGGGGTGGGAACGCGGCCCGATCGATCGGCTGCTCAATTGACGTTGATCAGCGCGGGAGCGGCTCCTCTGCAACTGCGTGATCGGACCGGAAAGCTTGTGTCGTCGGCTGACCGGCTGCGCTTCAGCTGGCGACTGGTTGCTCTTCCGGAACCTCTCGACGTGGCCCGACGTGTTGCGGGACCCTTCGCGAGTTTCGAGTCTGCGGACCAGATCGCCCAGCGATGGGGTGCTCAGGGGGTGAAGGCTCAGGTGGCCCATCCAGGCGAATGGGAGGTTTGGGCTCCTGCTGATGCGCAGGATCTTTCAGGTGTGTCATTGCGCGATGTCAGTGAGCGCATCAGCAGTGTGGTGATGCCCGTGCTCGAGGGCCCCACGGGTGGTCGAACCCTGCAGGGGCCTCTGCAGGTGCAAGCTTCCGACGGCATGCGCTGGAAGGGTGGGGTTCTGCGTGGACCGTTCCGTCTTCAGGCGGATGCCTACGGCAGCTGGACGTTGCTGGAGAAGCTTCCGCTCGAGCGTTATCTCGAGGGTGTGGTGCCCCACGAGATCGGAGCCGGATCCCCAGCGGCGGCGTTACAGGCCCAGGCCGTGCTGGCCCGCACCTGGGCTTTGGCCAACAGCCATCGCTTCGCTCTGGATGGATATCACCTCTGCAGTGACACCCAATGCCAGGTGTACAGCGATCCACGGATGGCCAGCCCATCGGTGCGACAGGCCATCCGTGCCACGGCTGGTGAGGTTTTGTTGTGGGATGGGCAGCCGATTCATGCCGTGTATCACGCCACCAATGGCGGAGTCAGTGCTCACGCTGAGGAGGCCTGGGATATGGAGCCACTGCCCTACGTGAGGGTGCAGGCGGATGGCCTGAGCTCCTGGGGTCAGTCGCTCTCCCTGCCTCTGAGCAGCAACCAGGGTGTGCAGTCTCTGCTGAAAGGCGGGGATGGTGCTTATGGAGCAGGTCATCCCCGGTTTCGCTGGAGTCGCGTCTACACCGCAGGACAGCTTGGTCAGGCACTTGCCGCTGCCGGTCAGGGGAATGCTGCTCCCACATCGATCAGCGTGCAGAAGCGCGGGCCCAGTGGCCGGGTGCTCTCGCTTGAACTTGACCGGGATCGTGGAGCGGCGCCTGTGGTTCTGAAACTGGATGCCATCCGGCGCACCCTTCGCCGTTTGCCCAGCACGTTGTTTGTTGTTGAAGCTGAAGGGGCGGGGGTCTGGCGCTTCCGAGGCGGAGGGTTTGGCCATGGAGTGGGGCTGTCCCAGGCAGGTGCAATCGATCTGGCCGATCGCGGTTGGAGTGCTCAGCGGATCCTTCAGCACTATTACCCCGGAACCCAGTTGGGGCCATTCACAGTGCCTGCCGGGTCCGTACCTGCTGAGGCCCCCTAAAGTCC
Above is a window of Synechococcus sp. BIOS-E4-1 DNA encoding:
- a CDS encoding thiazole synthase, with product MASTPPSTDPLLIGGRQFNSRLFTGTGKYPNLEAMQQSLVRSDCDMVTVAVRRVQTVAAGHAGLMEAIDWTRIWMLPNTAGCANADEAVRVARLGRELAKLAGQEDNTFVKLEVIPDSRHLLPDPFGTLEAAEQLVKEGFTVLPYINADPLLAQRLEEVGCATVMPLGSPIGSGQGLRNASNIALIIENAGVPVVVDAGIGVPSEAAAALEMGADAVLVNSAIALAGNPAAMAEAMGQAVQAGRTAYLSGRLPKLEQASASSPTTGLVK
- the psb34 gene encoding photosystem II assembly protein Psb34, producing MQVTTEDGGRLNAFAKEPRMDVIAKETSRSSASRVLIISGSVLVVALMALTVAIS
- a CDS encoding glycosyltransferase family 1 protein gives rise to the protein MKIAFFTETFLPKVDGIVTRLTKTVKHLVDAGDEVMVFCPEGCPEDYMGARLIGVPAMPLPLYPELKLALPRPAVSEAIDNFQPDLIHVVNPAVLGLGGIWLAKTKSIPLVASYHTHLPKYLEHYGMGMLEPLLWELLKAAHNQALLNLCTSTAMVQELSDKGIQHTDLWQRGVDTELFSPELRSNAMRQRLTGDQDDRGALLLYVGRLSAEKQIERIKPVLEALPDARLALVGDGPHRQQLEKHFEGTATTFVGYLAGEELASAYASGDAFLFPSSTETLGLVLLEAMAAGCPVVGANRGGIPDIITDGVNGCLYEPDGNDGGAASLITATRRLLGNDIERQSLRRAARDEAERWGWAGATEQLRGYYRKVLQKQQISAAA
- a CDS encoding tetratricopeptide repeat protein encodes the protein MNSFLPQTYLLGLIGLLAIAAVIAGRQLLRVRRDELELIRLEQSEAGSSKDAGDLYELACVQLRKRLYPKATATLRQAVKRLNQEPQEARALIQNALGFSLAAQKDFSGAVRHYKFALQAKQDYPVALNNLAFAQERLLNREEAAELYRKVLTLDPANKTAKNRLKRLERTAKGRTSSSFIEPQKNSPESPDGRGF
- a CDS encoding NAD-dependent epimerase/dehydratase family protein produces the protein MKVLVLGGDGFCGWPCAVNLADQGHDVVIVDNLSRRKIDIDLEVESLTPIANIGDRLKAWQETGGKPMRFVHMDIAHEYQRLVDLLNQEKPEAVVHFAEQRAAPYSMKSSATKRYTVDNNVNGTHNLLAAIVESGQDIHVVHLGTMGVYGYGSHRGATIPEGYLKVEVPQPDGSRFEEEILHPASPGSVYHMTKTLDQLLFLYYNKNDKVRITDLHQGIVWGTNTEATDRDPRLTNRFDYDGDYGTVLNRFLMQAAIGYPLTVHGTGGQTRAFIHIRDSVRCVQLALDNPPDQGERVKIFNQMTESHQVGELANKVAALTGAKVNNLPNPRNEAVENDLIVDNRCFIELGLNPTTLDDGLLKEVVEIATRYADRCDRNRILCTSAWTKTQAQAIGSAS
- the rplT gene encoding 50S ribosomal protein L20 — its product is MARVKRGNVARKRRNKILRLARGFRGSNGTLFRTANQRVMKALCNAYRDRRRRKRDFRRLWIARINAAARLNGVSYSRLIGGLKKADVRLNRKMLAQMAVVDPSSFANVVNATQA
- the rpmI gene encoding 50S ribosomal protein L35, translated to MPKLKTRKAAAKRFKATGTGKFLRRRAFHNHLLDHKSPKLKRHLKTKAVVDRTDEERVALMMPYA
- a CDS encoding SpoIID/LytB domain-containing protein, coding for MSRSAPDAVFRLLPWIWLPVCAALGCQAEVIEQQVIEQPSPQSEVVAVPTHRGVPLPPSARNSVLWVSLDDHLGVGTRPDRSAAQLTLISAGAAPLQLRDRTGKLVSSADRLRFSWRLVALPEPLDVARRVAGPFASFESADQIAQRWGAQGVKAQVAHPGEWEVWAPADAQDLSGVSLRDVSERISSVVMPVLEGPTGGRTLQGPLQVQASDGMRWKGGVLRGPFRLQADAYGSWTLLEKLPLERYLEGVVPHEIGAGSPAAALQAQAVLARTWALANSHRFALDGYHLCSDTQCQVYSDPRMASPSVRQAIRATAGEVLLWDGQPIHAVYHATNGGVSAHAEEAWDMEPLPYVRVQADGLSSWGQSLSLPLSSNQGVQSLLKGGDGAYGAGHPRFRWSRVYTAGQLGQALAAAGQGNAAPTSISVQKRGPSGRVLSLELDRDRGAAPVVLKLDAIRRTLRRLPSTLFVVEAEGAGVWRFRGGGFGHGVGLSQAGAIDLADRGWSAQRILQHYYPGTQLGPFTVPAGSVPAEAP